The genomic segment CATAGAAGATGTCATCCTTTCGTTAAGTTATTTGTTTATTCGACTAATATTTTAACAGGATGGCATCTTCTTTTCAATTCTATTGGTAATTTATTACTCTAAATCCCTACGGTAATTTTACGCTAACTAATTGATACCTCTTACTTTTTATTACAAAGTTTTATGTTTATTACCGTCTATCGGTTTTATGTGGCACTACATCACATGTTGACATATAAAAATCAAGCAAACGCTCTTTCAATGAGAAAAGTATCTCTTTCATCCTTGGATCATAAATTATATTGTGTAATTCCTGAGGATCATTTTTTAAATCATATAATTCATCTTTTTCATAAAACCGTTTTACATATTTATAATCTTTAGTTCGGCACATTATAGCTTTTGTATGCTCAGGCCCTTCGCTGGATTGCAGATTTACCCTTGGCCAGTAAAGGCCCTCTGGGTTTTGACTGCTACTACTTTCAAATTCCATGCAATGCCTTTCTCCGTGCATCCTCCCGCCTTCGCAAAATACCGCATCCCTATGATCATTGATCTCGCCTATAATAACAGGTATAAGTGATTTGCCAAAATGGGTATAGTCAGGTTCCATACCTATAAGCTCCTCCACCGTAGCTACAAAATCTACAAGTTCTACCAAAGTATCTCTTACACCAGGTACAACTTCTATCCACTTAGGCGGCTTTATAACAAATGGCACCCTCGTCAATACATCTTCAAAGCTATTTTGATTTTTCTCTACCAATCCATAATCTCCTGCAAAATCACCATGATCACTAAAGAAGAATATGGCAGTATTATCGTATTGACCCGTTTTCTTTAATGCATCTATTACAAGACCTAGCTGATAATCGATTCTTGCACACATACCATAATATGTAGCCCTCAAATCCGTCCATTGTTCTTCAGTCCAATTTTTAAGATTTTGCCGCTCATGGATCCCTTTAAGCATACTGGGCTTACCTATCCATCCTTCAGGAGTAGGAATTCTAAGAGGCAGCTTTTCCCTATCTATCATACTATACCATGGCTCTTCCACCGCATATGGAGGATGGGGATAGGATAGGGCTAAATTTATGCAAAAAGGTTTACCTGCAGGTGCATTATGTATAAAATCTATGGCCCCTTCTATATTAGCCCAATCGCTGTCATAGTACCTATCTTCTCCGTCTGTATTTAATTTTCCAGCATAAAAAGAATAATAATTATCTCCCTCTGGATCACCTCTCCAGTCCTTTAGTCTATGTAAATCCGATCTAATGGGCTTTTTAAGCCTATATCTTATATCACAGTAAGGCTCAACCGATGCATCGCCTGGGATAAGATCGTTTTTCCCTCCCCACCAAACAAAATAACCATTATCCTTCAAACGTTTTAATAAAACAGGCTCATCTAGCCCCATCATATTATACATCGTACGATGCCCCCTTACATGGGGATACCATCCACTCATAAAACTGCAACGACTAGGGGTACATACAGGGTTCTGACAAAATGCATTACTAAAGGATACTCCATCATGCTTTACCATGTTATCTAGATTTGGAGTAACAGCAGCAGGATTACCGATATGACTTAGCACATCTCCCCTATACTCATCTGGATTAAATATAACAATATTAGGCCTTTTGTTTTTCATTCTAGATCCCCCATTAATATTATAAACTCATATAAACATTTCTAAATCTCCTGTTGTTTTAATCTATTAATCAATACCAACAAATAGATTAAAGTATCTTTCTGTTAAGCTCCATTTTGATACTTTCATTTCTACTCCTATAACATCCCAGATTAAAAGTTTTGATCTGTAACAACTCTAATTGTAACACGAATAAGGGCATATTTAAACATCAAAATACATATATATAATTTATAATCCTGTCACATCTGTTTTTACATTTTTCAACATACTAGCTAATTATTAAAAATAGACTTCATATTTTCACCTACTGCCTTTAGCAGTTCTTTAGGTAGTTTTTCTACCTGTTCGCCAATCATCACTCCATGTGGTTGTTTATAGCCTTCATTCCATACGAAATTAAAGATTTTTTCATTCGTTTTGCTATTTTCCCCTATCTGGAATGCATAGATTTCAACATTTTTAGATAATAATTCTTGTACAGTTTCTTTTGCTGATCCTGGAAAACTTGACGCACCATCTGTAATCTCGAATACTATCTTTATTTGCTTGCCTTTTTTAAGTTCCCTTTCCTGGTTTGGGGTAATGCCACTTAATATTTCCCTAAGGCAACTTGCATCGTCAGTTGCTCCATCTTGTGCATCTAACTTTACAATGGAGCGAATTATATCGCTATTCTCTTTTTCCTTCAAATTTTTATCGTTGAATTTTTTAACATTATAATACTTACTGCCAAAAAACCATGTTTCACTCAAAACTTCTATTTTTTGATTTAACTGTTCTGCATTGCTTTTCAAATATTGATTGAAATCATCTATTGAAAGCAAGGTCACAGCCAAAGCTTTTCTTGCCGACTCAATTTTTGACGCATTCATTGATCCTGAGTTGTCTATCACAAAAGAAATCTCTATCCGCTCAGGCAATATATCCGTTTGGGTCTCTAGTAAATATCTATTAAAAATCGGCAGATTTCTGTAGCTCCCTTTTTTTTCAGCTTCTACGAAATCTGGATAAGAGTTAATGAAGCTATCAATATCTAGTTTCCCCTTTATTTGGGCATCTTTTTTTACGCTAATTTCTTTTTTTGCGTCTCCTATTAATTTCTTCCAAAACTGACGCATTTGTTCCCTTTCCGATTTCATTTTATTTGAATAAAATTGAAACAATTCTTGATCTTCTTGGCTAATCCCATAAGGGGTTAGATCTAACTTACCTTGTATAATATTTTGTACATTCCCGATTATTTGGTCTTGTTGGTCTAGCATTTCCTCTAGAATCTTTTTCTCTTCTTCCTGAGTAGATTCTAATGAATTTACTACCTCATCTGCTTTAGATTGTTCAAAGGAATCTTTATTCCCTTTAATTTGTTCCTTTTTCTGTCCTTTTGATTTATAAAATGCCATCTCATCAATTTCTTGTTTCCATAACCTTTCGAAATCCGGAAATATAAAGGAACGAATGAACGGATCACGTTCTACAATTCCTTGATCATTATTTATCTGTCTGACTAATTGATAACGAATAAAATCAAAAAAAGGCTGATTCAAAATTTGTCTATCAAAGGGGTTTTGAATACATCCTTCTATTTTAGGAGCTATTTCATATAATTCAATAACTAAAAAACTGTTTGCAAAAGCTCTATGTCTAGGCATTTTAAGAACCGATTCAATGGTCTTACCGGTTCTTCTCATATATAAAACAATTTTTTTAAAATTTTCTTCATCCCTGTATATAGGACACATCTGCAAGACTCTTAGGAATGATGTTTGCCTATCAATCATATATAATAGGTCAAGAATTTCTTTTCTTACATAATTTAAAATAATTTTGGGTTGATATGCACCGTCTTTTTCCAAACCTTCTTTTTTTATCTTAGCTAGAATATAGCTTGTCATGCGATCAATTTCCTTCTGCCAATCTTCGCTCCTATTCAGATATTTTTTAGTTTGCTTTTTCCAGTCAGGATATAGGGCTAACTCATAGTAAATATGCCACATGATTTGATTTTCATCTAATTTTTCATCCAAAAAGCTTTGAAGCGGCAAATACAAAACTCCTTTGGAAGGATTTAATATAAATCTTGATAGCCTTGGATCAGGAATATACATCAAACTAGAATCCCCCGTAAATGTGGCTAATGAGCGCTGTTCTTTTTGCAAAAATTCTTCTAAATGTCTTTTAGATTCTTCAATTAAAGTCTTTTCATCAAAGTCAAACATACTTATATCCTCCTATTGGTACAGTGGCAGATCCCACAAGTCTTTTGGTGTAGCAATGCGGTCAATATCTAATATATTTAATTTTCCTTCTAAATCCATAAGCAGATATTTTGAAATATCAAACTTTAAGATGTTTGTAAAAAACATATCTCTAATAGTAGCCTCTTCATTTAGATACCAATTCCCAAAATTCTCTTCAAGCAAGTATATTATTCCATCTTCACTTAAAACTATAGCAGTACCCTTCTTAGATTGAACATCAAACAAATTACCTTTCAAGTCATCCTTTTCCACTTTTATAGTTTTTAAATCTTCATATAAAAAAAGTATCTTTAGCTGTCCCCCATTTCCTATCACTATAATGGAGTCCTCATTACCATCCTCATTCTCTAAACATCTAATTCTTCTTATTTCATCATTTAAGAAATTAAATTTTTCTTTAATAATAAACTCTTCGTTCTCATATTTGATAAAATATAAGCTCCCCGTCCTTGTTCCTGCTACAAAATAATCGTCGCTTATTTTTTCCATTGCAGTCAAATCGGGAATAGTACAGTGTATATCCTTATGAAAAGCCAAGCGATATCCATCTTTTGCTTTTAGTATTTCAAATAAATTTAGCCTTCCTTCTCCATTCTCCACTACAAATAAACCATAATTAATTGCTAAACATCTTTCGCTCCCATTAAATTCATGATCTGTCCCAATTTTTTTAATTTTAATTTCTCTGTTAACATTAGGTATTTGATCAAAGCTATTGCTTGAAATTAAATAGCACCCTCCTGTAGATCCAAAAAGCAAAATTTCTTTATCATTCAATTTATATATAAATGAAATTCGCTCTCTTATTTCTTTAATAGGAGTACTCCACTCTACCTCAAACTGAGCATGATTATAGAGATCGTCTACAATATCTATATAAAAAAATTGAACCTTTCTGTCTACACCGATTACAATAAAAAGATTTTCATCAATCCGCAACATACTTTGTACAAAGCCTTCAAAACTAAAAGCTCCTAATTTTTTTATCGGATTTATTTGCATTGAAGTCTTTTTAAGATGCTTTGCATCAACACGGTAATACGGAATTATTTCGGCTAATAGCTTTTCTTCTATTTGTGAGAGTCTTTTTAATTGTGCTTCAAAATCATCATCCAAAATCCCATTTATCCGGCATTCATCCAATCTTTTCCTTAAATCTTCAACTTGATTCTTGAAATCTTTTTCATCCACCGACAAATTTATTTTCATTCTTCTCCTCCATTATCCTCTAAGTATTCAAGTAGGTCCTTTGAATGCTCTAAATGAGATAATCTTTGGTCTAATTTTTGATATTTTTTTATATCAATTCTCAATAAATCATCGATATCAGTTTCAAAAATCTCTTTTAGTCCTTCTGGGAAGGTTTTTCTAGGAATTCCTTTTCCAAATATCAAATGAACTACATCCAAATAGCTCAAAGTTTCTATTGATGGGCGGACATAGTGATATGGGCGGGTACGAATTTCGTCATATGTTGTCGTTGCTTCTCCTATGCCCTTTGTCTCAATCTCCCATCCTTCTGACTCAGGGAAAAATCCAAAACGCACTGCCTGTGAGAGAATATAGCTTTGGTCATCAGGATAAGTGATTGAGCTAATAAAACCATCCCATAAAGCTTTGCTCAAGTCTTTTTCTTCACCTTGATTCCAATCATCTAAAACATGTAAAATATTACGGATTGATAATACTGATTCTCTCAGTTCTAGCTCACCTACCTCACTCCCTTCTTGAACTTCATCATCTTTCCACTTACCCATAAAAACATTTTGGGTCACCCTACACAATTGGGAAAAGCGAAATAATTCTTCTAATGTCCTATTCACATTAGGAATATGGATATTTCCATTTTTATCAGCCAATCGTGTTATTATTATTCTAAAAAGTTCGTTTTTTTCTGGGAACTCTTGATCTTCTAATGAGCCAATTATATTTTGTGGCACATAATTGTATTCGATCGTCACAAAACGTGATTTAAAGGCTGGGTTCAGCTCATTTGTTCCTTCATAATTTACCATTCGTGTTGATAGATTTCCTGTGCCAATAAACCCAAATCCAGATTTAATTAAAACAGGACCAACTCCTGTAATATAGGCTGTACTCCCAGCATGACGCTGCAATATATCATTCAAAGCGATTAAGTTTTGCATGGCAATTGTATTCAATTCATCTACGATTACAGGGCGACCTTCTTTGATTGCAATCAAAATTTCTTTTTCTATTTTCTTAATTTCAGTACCAAATGCGCTATTGCTTGCCACTAACAAATCAGAGAGACTCTTCCATATTTGTATCTTAAGCTGCAACTGCTCTTCATCAGTCATCTGCTCTAATCTTGTTTTATGCTCATCCATCCATTCATAAAAATCTCCTATAATCATATTCAGATAAGCCGCATAAGATTCTTGTGAGAAACTACGTTTGAGAAACAATGTTTTCTCTACAAACATATCTT from the Xylanivirga thermophila genome contains:
- a CDS encoding vWA domain-containing protein produces the protein MFDFDEKTLIEESKRHLEEFLQKEQRSLATFTGDSSLMYIPDPRLSRFILNPSKGVLYLPLQSFLDEKLDENQIMWHIYYELALYPDWKKQTKKYLNRSEDWQKEIDRMTSYILAKIKKEGLEKDGAYQPKIILNYVRKEILDLLYMIDRQTSFLRVLQMCPIYRDEENFKKIVLYMRRTGKTIESVLKMPRHRAFANSFLVIELYEIAPKIEGCIQNPFDRQILNQPFFDFIRYQLVRQINNDQGIVERDPFIRSFIFPDFERLWKQEIDEMAFYKSKGQKKEQIKGNKDSFEQSKADEVVNSLESTQEEEKKILEEMLDQQDQIIGNVQNIIQGKLDLTPYGISQEDQELFQFYSNKMKSEREQMRQFWKKLIGDAKKEISVKKDAQIKGKLDIDSFINSYPDFVEAEKKGSYRNLPIFNRYLLETQTDILPERIEISFVIDNSGSMNASKIESARKALAVTLLSIDDFNQYLKSNAEQLNQKIEVLSETWFFGSKYYNVKKFNDKNLKEKENSDIIRSIVKLDAQDGATDDASCLREILSGITPNQERELKKGKQIKIVFEITDGASSFPGSAKETVQELLSKNVEIYAFQIGENSKTNEKIFNFVWNEGYKQPHGVMIGEQVEKLPKELLKAVGENMKSIFNN
- a CDS encoding sulfatase-like hydrolase/transferase, giving the protein MKNKRPNIVIFNPDEYRGDVLSHIGNPAAVTPNLDNMVKHDGVSFSNAFCQNPVCTPSRCSFMSGWYPHVRGHRTMYNMMGLDEPVLLKRLKDNGYFVWWGGKNDLIPGDASVEPYCDIRYRLKKPIRSDLHRLKDWRGDPEGDNYYSFYAGKLNTDGEDRYYDSDWANIEGAIDFIHNAPAGKPFCINLALSYPHPPYAVEEPWYSMIDREKLPLRIPTPEGWIGKPSMLKGIHERQNLKNWTEEQWTDLRATYYGMCARIDYQLGLVIDALKKTGQYDNTAIFFFSDHGDFAGDYGLVEKNQNSFEDVLTRVPFVIKPPKWIEVVPGVRDTLVELVDFVATVEELIGMEPDYTHFGKSLIPVIIGEINDHRDAVFCEGGRMHGERHCMEFESSSSQNPEGLYWPRVNLQSSEGPEHTKAIMCRTKDYKYVKRFYEKDELYDLKNDPQELHNIIYDPRMKEILFSLKERLLDFYMSTCDVVPHKTDRR